A genome region from Marispirochaeta aestuarii includes the following:
- the pncA gene encoding bifunctional nicotinamidase/pyrazinamidase, which yields MKKALIIVDLQRDFCPGGALAVKDGDSIVPAVNSLAKSFDKVVATRDWHPKNHISFASNHPGKKVQEILKTGDIEQVLWPDHCVPGTPGAEFHPDLDQRTLDLIISKGTSPKLDSYSGFFENDHLTPTGLDGYLKNLGINDLAVCGLATDYCVFYTVMDAIKLGYKVDLVSDCVRGVDFPPGNVQERLEEMQKAGARIVASEDPA from the coding sequence ATGAAAAAGGCACTCATTATTGTTGATCTGCAGCGCGATTTCTGTCCCGGCGGAGCATTGGCGGTAAAGGATGGAGACAGCATTGTACCTGCAGTGAACTCCCTGGCAAAATCTTTCGACAAGGTTGTGGCCACCCGGGACTGGCACCCGAAGAATCACATCTCCTTTGCCTCTAACCATCCCGGTAAAAAGGTTCAGGAGATACTGAAGACCGGAGATATTGAACAGGTTCTGTGGCCGGACCATTGCGTGCCCGGCACACCGGGAGCAGAGTTTCATCCCGACCTGGACCAGCGCACGCTTGATCTGATAATCAGCAAGGGGACCTCCCCGAAACTCGATTCCTATTCGGGATTCTTCGAAAACGACCATCTTACCCCCACGGGACTCGACGGCTACCTGAAAAACCTGGGAATCAATGATCTGGCGGTCTGCGGACTGGCTACGGATTACTGCGTATTCTATACCGTAATGGATGCCATCAAGCTCGGCTACAAGGTAGACCTTGTCAGCGACTGCGTCCGGGGCGTGGATTTTCCCCCGGGAAACGTACAAGAGCGCCTGGAAGAGATGCAAAAAGCGGGAGCACGCATAGTAGCATCGGAAGATCCGGCATGA
- the serS gene encoding serine--tRNA ligase translates to MLDLKFIRDNADAVRRNIANRFMTADLDKVIALYEERNRLLNEVDDLRRQRNENAAKMKGKLPPDERAPLVEEGKRLKEDIAGLEERLKTVSAELKEAAEKIPNMAHPDAPVGKEDKDNLEIRRFGEPVSFDFPAKDHVQLAQELDLVDFDTAAKVSGTKFYYLKNEAVFLELALIRYAMDILQKKGFTPTITPDIAKEEILEGIGFNPRGSESNIYSLEGTGTCLVGTAEITLGGYHSDSILDAADLPLKMAGFSHCFRREAGAAGQFSKGLYRVHQFSKVEMFVYCTPDQSEEIHQELLAIEEEIFKGLEVPFRVVDTCTGDLGSPAYRKYDLEAWMPGRGEAGDWGEVTSTSNCTDYQSRRLGVRFKDEGRNSYVHMLNGTAVAVSRAIIAILENFQQADGSVRIPSALVPYTGFDTIRPK, encoded by the coding sequence ATGCTTGATCTTAAATTTATCCGGGATAATGCCGATGCGGTTCGCCGGAATATTGCCAACCGCTTCATGACCGCTGACCTCGACAAGGTTATTGCCCTCTACGAGGAACGCAATCGTCTTCTGAACGAAGTGGACGATCTGCGACGGCAGCGGAACGAGAATGCCGCAAAAATGAAGGGTAAACTCCCTCCGGACGAACGTGCCCCCCTTGTGGAAGAGGGGAAACGCCTCAAGGAGGATATTGCAGGTCTTGAGGAGAGGCTCAAAACTGTCTCGGCGGAGCTCAAGGAAGCTGCAGAGAAAATCCCCAACATGGCGCATCCTGACGCCCCCGTGGGCAAAGAGGATAAGGACAACCTGGAAATCCGCAGATTCGGAGAACCGGTCAGCTTTGACTTTCCGGCAAAGGACCACGTACAGCTTGCCCAGGAGCTCGACCTGGTGGATTTCGATACCGCGGCGAAGGTGTCGGGAACCAAGTTCTATTACCTGAAGAATGAAGCCGTCTTTCTCGAACTGGCCCTTATCCGCTATGCCATGGATATCCTGCAGAAAAAGGGTTTTACCCCCACAATAACCCCTGACATTGCCAAGGAGGAAATCCTCGAAGGCATCGGTTTCAACCCCAGGGGATCCGAAAGCAATATCTATTCCCTAGAAGGAACCGGCACCTGCCTGGTGGGAACCGCAGAGATAACCCTGGGGGGATATCATTCCGATTCAATCCTGGATGCCGCAGATCTTCCCTTGAAAATGGCCGGTTTCAGCCATTGTTTCCGCAGGGAGGCAGGCGCGGCGGGACAGTTTTCCAAGGGACTCTACAGGGTCCACCAGTTCTCCAAGGTGGAGATGTTCGTCTACTGTACACCCGACCAGTCGGAGGAGATACATCAGGAACTGCTTGCAATAGAAGAGGAGATCTTTAAAGGCCTCGAAGTTCCTTTCCGGGTGGTTGATACCTGTACCGGCGATCTTGGGAGTCCTGCATACCGGAAATATGATCTTGAAGCCTGGATGCCGGGCCGGGGAGAGGCGGGAGACTGGGGCGAGGTTACCAGTACTTCCAACTGTACGGATTACCAGTCCAGAAGACTTGGCGTACGCTTCAAGGACGAGGGCAGGAATTCCTACGTTCATATGCTGAACGGAACGGCAGTTGCCGTCTCCAGGGCCATTATCGCCATACTGGAGAACTTCCAGCAGGCCGACGGATCGGTGCGCATTCCGTCGGCGCTGGTGCCCTATACTGGTTTTGATACGATCAGGCCGAAATAA
- the proC gene encoding pyrroline-5-carboxylate reductase, translating into MIRSIGFIGYGNMGSALATGLHKESPETALIVQEPDTAKAECAVNDCGARVNLPVPEFCEASDIILVALKPQLLRKVLGAYAPYTKGKKIISIAAGTPISLFTELLSTDQVIRFMPNIAARVGKALTALSCAEKVTAEFRGEALYLAGCAGNTVELPESSMAAFTGLCGSGIAYVFAFLHALALGGTGEGIPYSTSLEIALGTLEGAVGLVREGNEHPVSLLSTVISPGGTTIQGVAALEEGGFTASVMDAVGRAASRARELE; encoded by the coding sequence GTGATCAGATCGATAGGATTTATTGGTTACGGTAACATGGGTTCTGCCCTGGCCACAGGGCTTCATAAGGAGAGCCCTGAAACCGCGCTTATTGTGCAGGAACCTGATACGGCGAAAGCGGAGTGCGCCGTCAATGACTGCGGAGCCAGGGTGAACCTTCCTGTACCTGAGTTCTGCGAAGCCTCGGATATTATACTTGTGGCGCTGAAGCCTCAGCTTCTGCGCAAGGTCCTTGGCGCGTATGCTCCATATACCAAAGGTAAAAAGATTATCTCCATCGCCGCCGGTACCCCGATATCACTGTTTACCGAACTTCTTTCCACAGACCAGGTAATTCGCTTCATGCCGAATATCGCAGCACGTGTGGGAAAGGCCCTTACGGCCCTGAGCTGTGCAGAAAAGGTTACAGCGGAATTTCGCGGGGAAGCACTCTACCTTGCCGGCTGCGCTGGAAATACGGTGGAACTGCCGGAATCATCCATGGCCGCCTTTACCGGCCTCTGCGGATCAGGGATCGCCTATGTCTTTGCCTTTCTCCACGCCCTCGCACTGGGAGGGACCGGCGAAGGCATTCCCTACTCCACATCCCTGGAAATTGCCCTCGGTACCCTGGAAGGTGCTGTCGGCCTTGTCCGGGAAGGGAACGAACATCCGGTCAGCCTGTTAAGCACGGTTATCAGCCCCGGAGGAACCACTATACAGGGAGTCGCCGCCCTCGAAGAAGGCGGCTTTACCGCCTCGGTGATGGATGCCGTCGGAAGGGCCGCGTCGCGGGCCAGAGAACTTGAATAA
- a CDS encoding tRNA (cytidine(34)-2'-O)-methyltransferase yields MKIVLVEPEIPQNTGNIGRTCAALGAQLNLIEPLGFSLEEKMVKRAGLDYWHLIDYARYPSFSAFLEANPGTPLFFLSTKGAKVYTELSYPADCALVFGRESAGLPEELLQAHPERCIRIPMREEARSMNLANSVAIAAFEVMRQNNFPGLLREGSPRTFSWS; encoded by the coding sequence GTGAAAATTGTACTTGTGGAACCGGAAATACCCCAGAACACCGGAAACATAGGCCGGACCTGCGCCGCCCTGGGGGCACAACTCAACCTTATAGAACCTTTAGGATTCTCCCTGGAGGAAAAGATGGTCAAACGTGCCGGCCTCGATTACTGGCACCTCATTGATTACGCACGGTATCCGAGTTTTTCAGCTTTTCTGGAGGCGAATCCCGGGACGCCCCTCTTTTTTCTCAGCACCAAGGGAGCGAAGGTATACACCGAGCTCAGCTACCCTGCGGACTGTGCCCTGGTATTCGGACGGGAGAGCGCGGGGTTGCCGGAGGAGCTCCTGCAGGCCCATCCTGAGCGCTGCATACGAATACCCATGCGGGAAGAAGCCAGATCCATGAACCTTGCCAATTCAGTTGCAATTGCAGCCTTCGAAGTGATGCGTCAGAACAATTTTCCGGGGCTTCTGCGGGAAGGAAGCCCGCGGACCTTCAGCTGGAGCTGA